The Ochrobactrum quorumnocens genome has a segment encoding these proteins:
- a CDS encoding outer membrane protein, whose amino-acid sequence MKKILFCSLILFCSSGAMAADVVLDNSALPVVSQAPISWTGAYIGVQAGSGWASGDFSGFGINGSEDANGGSLGGFIGYNYQSGNSLMLGIEADVEYNWNEQQVFGADFGTDWAGSVRGRVGYAFNKALIYATAGWAATRGYVDVPGLGKAQETYNGYTVGAGLDYAFTNQIFGRIEYRYNDYGDKALQGINVDVDQHAVKIGLGVKF is encoded by the coding sequence TTGAAAAAAATCCTGTTTTGCTCATTAATTCTGTTTTGCTCGTCTGGGGCAATGGCCGCAGATGTGGTCCTCGACAATTCAGCGCTACCCGTGGTTTCGCAAGCGCCCATTAGCTGGACTGGCGCCTATATTGGCGTTCAGGCCGGAAGCGGCTGGGCGAGTGGTGATTTTTCCGGCTTTGGCATCAACGGATCCGAGGACGCCAATGGAGGTTCGCTCGGTGGCTTTATCGGCTATAATTATCAAAGCGGTAATAGTCTGATGCTCGGCATTGAAGCCGATGTTGAATACAACTGGAACGAACAACAGGTTTTCGGCGCTGATTTCGGCACCGACTGGGCAGGTTCGGTACGCGGCCGTGTGGGCTATGCCTTCAATAAGGCGCTGATTTACGCCACGGCCGGCTGGGCAGCAACACGCGGTTATGTCGACGTGCCGGGACTGGGCAAGGCCCAAGAAACCTACAACGGCTACACGGTCGGTGCCGGTCTGGACTACGCGTTCACCAACCAGATCTTTGGTCGGATCGAATATCGTTATAACGACTATGGAGACAAAGCGCTTCAGGGCATCAACGTCGATGTCGACCAACACGCGGTCAAGATTGGCCTGGGCGTCAAGTTCTAG
- a CDS encoding autotransporter domain-containing protein: MPASAQSITTSGDVTPSPASSPVWHVGVVNVGNAGEGTLTVEGGGLLISTYGQIGVQAGGAGTVTVAGSGSGWLSNSTIYVGMFGTGTLNIEDGGTVSNAQSGYIGNYGGSAGAVAVTGIGSTWANADYLSVGYMGSGALTITDGGRVTNSFGYIGANLGSIGTATVSGGGSSWENSGDLVVGQLGDGTLAIESGGAVSNATGHIGFSPGSIGTITVTGENSSWTNHSTLVVGNYGTGRLTVAQGGVVSSEDGGIGIQAGSFGTVTVRDVGSIWTMVNDLVIGRAGSGTVSVAAGGMVNNGFGYIGTGLGAESHVNITGAGSQWTNAHSLFVGDAGGHGTLLIENGGTVSNGYGVIGSGTGTGTKGAVIVTGENSRWSNLGDLNLGNSGTGTLTVEEGGAVLTGRAGYVGYGAGAFGAVTVLGEGSSWESSLGIYVGVFGNGELSIKEGGRVSGYGGTLGDFADSAGLATVSGMNSSWINTADVIIGNNGAGTLSVEDGGQVSNTFGTMAKEAGSKAAVTVTGNDSAWINSDTLYIGLRGTGALSVEDGGYVSNATGFIGRAGDARGMVTVAGSGSAWDNDTLYVGTDGKGSLSVMNGGAVSNESAGFVGYSSGAQGDVLVTGRGSSWTSKGNLNVGYAGTGILTIADGATVTAASGVGSIDVASISSSTGTINIGAASGEHAANAGTLKSAGLLFGSGTGSLVFNHTGLSDGFVLDFAPDIAGRGTIFNENGNTVLNGDNSHFTGETEVTGGELTIADRIGGSASVHGGSLRVNGQLGGNVEVSDTGRIMGRGTIEGSLSLSSGGTLSGQQGQALAVVGDLRLDAGSAVEVALGGVSSPALFNVGGNLTLDGMLEVTDQGGFGVGVYRLFDYAGGLTDNGLSIGSTPAGVVADDLSIQTAVDGQINLVSTAGAELGFWDGGDVALHDNNAVDGGSGTWRADGRNWTSDNGSINGSFKPYPTFAIFQGTSGAVAVDNRAGAIGVTGMQFATDGYRVSGDPVELLGMNGETIIRVGDGGASDSGTAVGISATLSGASGVVKTGAGSLVLTGNNTYTGDTRISSGTLWLSSDANLGASSGAVIFDGGTLATTSGFTSGRAITFNDSARIDVFADRELSLYGAISGTGGLEKLGNGTLKLSGENTYGGDTVVRAGTLIGDAGSITGNIANAGTVVFEQGANKSFIGNIVGFGGLTGKMIKRGTGTLTLTGSSHLGWTVDAGELVSATNRFTSDLVIGADGSFTFDQDYAGSYAGTIIGSGALLLTGGGAVALTADSSGFAGTTALSNMTLVVAEALGGSLSILDGGRLEGTGTVGPTTVAAGGTLAPGNSIGTLAVDGDLSFAPGSRYEVEVNPQRTDRDLLYVAGNAALNGGAIAHIGATGEYELRSTYTIISAHGALSGTFDGVTSDFAFLNPDLIYDYGAGTVDLLLVRNDRDFASVALTPNQIATAQGIDSIGFDASDAVYDAVAQITADNQLIRASFDALSGEIHASAMTALIEDSRLIRNAANDRIRAAFGNTGASATPVLAYGPEDAPILVDAEHAGPAFWSHGFGSWGSADDDSNAASLDRATGGVLVGADRLVDEWRLGLLVGYSQSSFDARDRASSGSSNNYHLGLYGGTEWGELALRTGAAYTWHNIDTRRSVAIPGLADSPSADYSAATFQVFGELAHGLELDSESRLEPFANLAHLSLHRDGFGEQGGAATLTAASTTAGVTFTTLGLRSEHNLTFGTMDAKLNGTVGWRYAFGDTTPESNHAFWTSDAFTIAGAPVAKDTAIIDAGIDLNLTPDAAVGLYYTGQLSSVSADHGFKANLNMRF, translated from the coding sequence GTGCCCGCATCGGCCCAAAGCATCACCACGTCCGGAGACGTTACCCCCTCCCCGGCGTCGTCACCCGTATGGCATGTTGGTGTTGTCAATGTCGGCAATGCAGGAGAAGGAACGCTGACGGTGGAGGGCGGGGGGCTTCTCATCAGCACATATGGCCAGATCGGCGTCCAGGCCGGGGGCGCGGGAACGGTGACTGTGGCGGGGTCCGGGTCGGGCTGGTTGAGCAACAGCACTATCTACGTCGGTATGTTTGGCACCGGTACGCTCAATATCGAGGATGGGGGGACCGTCAGTAATGCCCAAAGCGGATATATTGGCAACTACGGGGGCTCTGCCGGCGCCGTGGCCGTCACCGGGATTGGATCGACTTGGGCGAATGCGGATTATCTTTCCGTGGGATATATGGGCAGTGGCGCACTCACCATAACCGATGGCGGTAGGGTCACAAACAGTTTTGGCTACATAGGCGCGAATCTCGGCTCCATCGGAACGGCGACCGTGTCTGGAGGCGGTTCAAGCTGGGAAAACAGCGGCGATCTGGTTGTTGGCCAGCTTGGAGACGGCACGCTAGCCATCGAAAGCGGCGGTGCAGTCAGCAATGCGACTGGACATATTGGTTTCAGTCCCGGTTCAATTGGCACAATAACGGTGACGGGCGAAAACTCGTCATGGACAAACCATAGCACTCTTGTTGTCGGCAACTACGGCACTGGTAGGCTGACTGTTGCGCAGGGCGGCGTGGTCAGCAGTGAGGATGGCGGCATCGGTATCCAGGCTGGTTCCTTCGGTACGGTGACGGTGAGGGATGTTGGCTCGATCTGGACCATGGTAAACGATCTCGTAATCGGTAGGGCTGGCAGTGGCACTGTGTCGGTCGCGGCAGGTGGCATGGTCAATAACGGGTTTGGCTATATTGGCACAGGCTTGGGTGCAGAAAGTCATGTCAATATCACCGGCGCTGGTTCGCAGTGGACTAACGCCCACAGTCTTTTCGTTGGCGATGCTGGTGGCCATGGCACGCTTCTGATCGAGAACGGCGGTACAGTCAGCAATGGCTACGGGGTAATCGGCAGCGGCACCGGAACTGGCACCAAAGGTGCGGTCATCGTGACTGGTGAAAACTCCAGGTGGTCCAATCTGGGCGACCTTAATCTTGGCAATTCGGGCACGGGTACACTGACTGTCGAAGAGGGAGGTGCGGTCCTTACCGGCAGGGCCGGTTATGTCGGCTATGGCGCCGGTGCCTTTGGCGCTGTCACCGTTCTGGGAGAAGGATCGTCATGGGAGAGTTCCCTCGGTATTTACGTGGGTGTTTTTGGTAACGGTGAGCTTTCGATCAAGGAGGGGGGCAGGGTGTCCGGCTACGGCGGCACTCTCGGTGACTTCGCAGATTCCGCTGGCCTAGCCACGGTCAGTGGCATGAACTCATCCTGGATAAACACCGCGGACGTCATAATTGGTAACAACGGCGCGGGCACATTGTCTGTCGAAGATGGCGGCCAGGTTTCGAATACGTTCGGGACTATGGCAAAGGAAGCCGGCTCAAAAGCCGCGGTTACCGTCACTGGTAATGATTCAGCCTGGATAAACAGTGACACGCTTTATATTGGCTTGCGCGGGACAGGGGCGTTGTCAGTCGAGGATGGTGGCTATGTATCCAACGCCACCGGTTTCATCGGTCGCGCGGGTGATGCACGAGGCATGGTCACAGTGGCGGGGAGCGGCTCCGCATGGGACAACGACACTCTATATGTTGGCACAGACGGAAAGGGCTCGCTGTCGGTAATGAACGGCGGCGCCGTATCGAATGAGTCTGCCGGGTTTGTCGGATATTCATCGGGTGCCCAAGGAGATGTCTTGGTAACTGGCCGCGGTTCAAGTTGGACCAGCAAAGGCAATCTCAACGTCGGATACGCTGGTACTGGCATCCTGACCATCGCCGATGGCGCTACCGTCACGGCTGCGAGCGGGGTGGGGAGTATCGACGTTGCCAGCATCTCCAGTTCGACCGGTACAATCAATATTGGGGCGGCATCGGGTGAACATGCCGCCAATGCCGGCACGCTCAAATCTGCCGGATTGCTGTTTGGCAGCGGGACTGGCTCGCTTGTGTTCAACCACACTGGCCTTTCAGACGGTTTCGTGCTGGATTTTGCTCCGGATATCGCCGGTCGAGGAACAATCTTTAATGAAAATGGCAATACGGTCCTGAATGGGGATAATTCCCACTTCACAGGTGAGACGGAGGTAACGGGGGGCGAGTTGACGATCGCGGATCGGATTGGAGGCTCAGCGTCGGTGCACGGCGGCAGTTTGCGGGTGAACGGCCAACTCGGCGGCAATGTTGAGGTTTCTGACACCGGACGGATCATGGGACGCGGAACAATCGAGGGGAGCCTCTCGCTCTCTAGCGGCGGCACTTTATCAGGCCAACAGGGACAGGCATTGGCTGTAGTCGGTGATCTGAGGCTCGACGCGGGCAGTGCTGTTGAAGTCGCTCTGGGAGGTGTCTCGTCGCCTGCGCTCTTCAACGTCGGCGGTAACCTCACACTCGACGGCATGCTTGAGGTTACCGATCAGGGCGGGTTTGGTGTCGGTGTGTACCGACTGTTCGACTATGCCGGAGGGTTGACGGACAACGGCCTTAGCATCGGCTCGACACCGGCGGGCGTTGTCGCGGACGATCTATCCATCCAGACAGCAGTCGACGGTCAGATTAATCTGGTTTCAACCGCCGGAGCGGAGCTCGGCTTCTGGGACGGCGGCGATGTAGCACTACACGACAATAATGCCGTGGACGGTGGTTCTGGCACATGGAGGGCGGACGGGCGTAACTGGACCTCTGACAATGGCTCGATCAACGGATCCTTTAAACCGTACCCAACCTTTGCGATCTTTCAGGGAACGTCCGGGGCAGTCGCGGTCGACAATAGAGCAGGCGCGATCGGCGTCACTGGCATGCAGTTTGCCACCGACGGATATCGCGTTTCGGGCGATCCAGTCGAGCTTCTCGGCATGAATGGCGAAACCATCATCAGGGTTGGCGACGGTGGTGCCTCAGACAGCGGAACCGCGGTTGGAATATCGGCAACGTTAAGCGGTGCCTCCGGCGTGGTGAAGACAGGTGCCGGATCTTTAGTGCTCACCGGCAATAACACCTACACCGGAGATACACGCATCTCCTCCGGCACATTGTGGCTGTCGTCGGATGCCAATCTCGGTGCATCATCAGGGGCGGTGATTTTTGACGGAGGAACGCTGGCTACGACGTCCGGTTTTACCTCGGGCCGTGCGATCACCTTTAACGATTCTGCACGCATCGATGTTTTCGCAGATCGCGAACTTTCCTTGTACGGCGCGATATCGGGGACGGGCGGCCTTGAGAAGCTTGGCAATGGAACATTGAAACTGTCCGGAGAGAACACTTACGGGGGAGATACAGTTGTACGGGCCGGAACACTGATTGGCGATGCGGGCTCTATTACGGGCAATATTGCCAATGCGGGCACGGTCGTGTTCGAGCAAGGCGCAAATAAATCCTTCATCGGCAATATTGTCGGGTTCGGTGGCTTGACCGGCAAGATGATCAAGCGTGGGACAGGTACGCTCACGCTCACCGGCAGCTCGCATCTCGGCTGGACAGTCGATGCTGGTGAACTGGTTTCGGCGACCAATCGGTTTACCAGCGATCTCGTCATTGGTGCCGATGGCAGCTTTACCTTCGATCAGGACTATGCCGGCAGTTATGCCGGTACGATAATCGGCTCGGGGGCACTACTGCTGACCGGCGGAGGCGCTGTTGCGCTGACTGCTGACAGTTCAGGATTTGCCGGAACCACTGCGCTATCCAATATGACGCTCGTCGTCGCTGAGGCACTCGGTGGTTCCCTCTCTATCCTTGACGGCGGTCGTCTGGAAGGCACCGGCACGGTTGGCCCAACGACGGTTGCTGCCGGCGGCACGCTTGCGCCGGGAAACTCGATCGGCACGCTTGCCGTCGATGGTGACCTTAGTTTTGCACCCGGATCACGCTACGAGGTGGAAGTCAATCCCCAGCGTACTGACAGAGATCTTTTGTATGTGGCTGGCAATGCCGCACTCAATGGCGGAGCTATTGCCCATATCGGCGCGACGGGTGAATATGAACTGCGTTCGACCTATACCATCATTTCTGCCCATGGTGCTCTATCGGGCACATTCGATGGTGTAACGTCGGACTTTGCCTTCCTGAACCCTGACCTGATCTACGACTACGGCGCGGGAACCGTCGATCTGTTGCTAGTTCGCAATGATCGCGATTTCGCTTCTGTGGCCCTGACACCGAACCAGATCGCCACTGCACAAGGGATCGACAGCATCGGTTTTGATGCCAGCGATGCAGTTTACGATGCGGTAGCTCAAATCACCGCCGATAACCAGCTTATCCGGGCCAGTTTCGACGCGCTCTCGGGCGAGATCCATGCCTCGGCGATGACAGCGCTAATTGAGGACAGCCGGCTTATTCGCAACGCCGCCAATGACCGGATCCGCGCAGCATTCGGCAACACTGGCGCATCTGCTACGCCGGTCTTGGCTTATGGCCCGGAAGACGCCCCTATACTCGTTGACGCCGAACATGCCGGTCCGGCATTCTGGAGCCATGGATTTGGCTCTTGGGGTTCGGCCGATGACGACAGCAATGCAGCCTCGCTTGACCGCGCGACAGGCGGCGTGCTGGTCGGAGCAGATAGATTGGTCGATGAATGGCGCCTTGGCCTGCTGGTGGGCTACAGCCAGTCGAGCTTTGACGCGCGGGATCGGGCTTCATCGGGCTCAAGCAACAATTATCATCTTGGCCTGTATGGTGGAACCGAGTGGGGCGAACTAGCCCTACGCACTGGTGCTGCTTACACTTGGCACAATATCGATACTAGGCGTTCTGTCGCCATCCCTGGGCTTGCCGATAGCCCTTCAGCAGATTATAGCGCTGCGACTTTCCAGGTGTTTGGTGAACTGGCCCATGGCTTGGAGCTAGATTCCGAGTCGCGACTGGAGCCTTTCGCTAACCTCGCCCATCTAAGCCTGCATCGCGACGGTTTTGGGGAACAGGGCGGTGCGGCGACACTCACGGCAGCGAGCACGACTGCCGGCGTGACCTTCACAACGCTTGGGCTAAGGAGCGAGCACAACCTCACGTTCGGCACCATGGATGCGAAACTCAATGGTACAGTCGGCTGGCGGTACGCCTTTGGTGACACCACGCCGGAAAGCAATCACGCCTTCTGGACCAGTGACGCTTTTACTATCGCCGGCGCGCCGGTCGCCAAGGATACAGCCATTATCGACGCCGGCATTGACCTAAATCTGACACCCGACGCAGCCGTTGGTCTGTATTACACCGGCCAACTTTCCTCAGTCTCTGCCGATCACGGCTTTAAGGCAAACCTGAATATGAGGTTCTAG
- a CDS encoding multidrug effflux MFS transporter, with the protein MMGISISFRERILLYALLTSLTSISIDALLPGLRAIGADVSVSLPFSTQHVISLFIFGMAFGELLLGPLSDALGRKKALVLGLSIYAVGTVMAMLADSLEMLILGRFLQGFGVSGPKIATRAMIRDQFEGDAMARVMSFIFTLFIIVPMLAPVLAQAVINTAGWRSIFVFYLVFAGMLGLWLILRHPETLSPEQRIAFRPRLLFRNAQGILVNRRVALLILATGLVFGAQLLYLSMAADLFFDSYGIAETFPLYFAMLATSIGLASFLNARLVQRFGMNAMARAGFLGLTLGGMAMLFAVFVFEGHLPLTVLLALTYAAFFAIGMLFGNLNAMAMRPLGQVAGLAASLIASGSSFVATIFAVTMGHFYDGTPLNMACGLFIAGTIALALSELAARGSTTPVEVAR; encoded by the coding sequence ATGATGGGAATATCTATCAGCTTCCGTGAGCGGATTTTGCTCTACGCTCTGCTCACGTCCCTAACTTCCATTAGCATCGACGCACTATTACCAGGTTTGCGGGCAATTGGGGCCGACGTCAGCGTTTCTCTGCCATTCTCGACGCAGCACGTGATATCTTTGTTCATCTTCGGAATGGCCTTCGGGGAATTGCTGCTGGGACCACTTTCCGACGCTCTGGGCAGAAAGAAAGCTCTTGTCCTTGGCCTTAGTATCTATGCTGTGGGAACAGTCATGGCCATGCTAGCGGACTCGCTGGAAATGTTGATCCTGGGCCGATTTCTTCAGGGATTCGGTGTGTCTGGCCCAAAGATTGCGACACGTGCGATGATCCGTGACCAATTTGAGGGTGACGCCATGGCTCGTGTCATGTCCTTCATATTCACACTATTCATTATCGTACCGATGTTGGCCCCGGTCTTAGCACAAGCCGTCATAAACACTGCAGGATGGCGCAGTATATTCGTCTTCTACCTTGTGTTTGCTGGAATGCTCGGCCTCTGGCTAATACTCCGCCACCCAGAAACGTTGTCTCCGGAGCAGCGGATCGCCTTTCGCCCAAGGCTGCTCTTCCGCAACGCGCAGGGCATTCTTGTCAATCGCCGCGTGGCACTGCTCATTCTCGCAACTGGCCTCGTCTTCGGTGCGCAGCTTCTATATTTAAGTATGGCCGCTGATCTATTCTTCGATTCCTACGGGATCGCGGAGACCTTTCCGCTCTATTTTGCCATGTTGGCAACCAGTATCGGGCTAGCCTCGTTTCTCAATGCCCGGCTCGTTCAACGCTTCGGCATGAATGCGATGGCACGCGCTGGATTTCTAGGACTAACACTTGGCGGGATGGCGATGCTTTTCGCGGTTTTTGTCTTTGAGGGGCATTTGCCGCTTACTGTCCTTCTGGCTCTGACCTATGCTGCGTTCTTCGCCATCGGCATGCTCTTCGGCAATCTCAACGCAATGGCGATGCGCCCGCTGGGGCAGGTGGCGGGATTGGCCGCCTCACTGATTGCCTCAGGCTCCAGTTTTGTCGCCACGATCTTTGCAGTCACAATGGGCCACTTCTACGACGGTACGCCTCTCAACATGGCCTGCGGTCTGTTTATTGCTGGCACAATCGCTCTAGCTCTGTCCGAGCTAGCGGCTCGGGGCTCTACTACTCCAGTAGAAGTTGCTCGATAG